AGCCGCGCCCGGCGCTCCGCAACGGGTGGTGCTTGCGAACAAGTAAACTCATCTTAGGTGACCTGTAACATCTATTGGCTCGCAGGCGAGCTGCAAGGTCCATTCCACCAGACAGGCAATATGTAGCGGCACTCAACGAGGGAGTCCCTAAACTTCACTCTGACTGCCGGCTTAGCTTCGATAGGTGTGCCTGTTGAGCGATGCCAGCTCTTTGCGTGTGAGGCCCTGTCGTCCCCTAGCCAGAGCGGCTGCAATGCATGTACGGATGTTTCCGCTGGCAGGCCCGAGAAAGACGTATCCGGCACTGAGTGCCAAGTTCGGTAGCCAAGCGATACTCGCTGCCAGTGGCCACGAGATCCCCTGCTCAGCAACCGACTCTGCCACGCCACTCAAGGTGTAGTAGGTCAAGAAGCAAAGGGTGGATATGGCGATTCCAGCCGTTGGCGAGAGTTGCCACCGCAGCGAACAAGTGAGTGCCAGAAGGACAAGTACAAAGCAGCTTGCCGGGAGTGCAAAACGGCTGCTGAGCTCTAGGGCCCGTGTCGGAGTGGTTTTATCCCACGGCTGTTTACGAATGCTGTCCAGTAAATCCAGAGATTGTGTCGATTTTAGGTCGATGTTGGCGAGGGTTGAGCTAGAGGTTGCTTGGTTCATGGCCTCAGAGAGATTCCAATCAAACGTCTCAAATGTGCTGAATTCGTAGGCCTCAGTACGACCCTTCCAATTAAACACGGTGCCATCTTCCAAGCGTAGTATGGTACCGGGTTGGGCGGAACCGTCAGCCGAGACGATGTAGCCATTTTTTGCGGTAATCGCTGTCCACCTCCCTGGCGTCCGTTGGTCAACAACGAACACCCCAAGGAGCGTTTTTCCTCGGTCACGAATCTGTTCTGCATAGAGAACGAGACCGGGAATCTGGTTAAAAAATACTTGCTCCTCGATTGCAGCCGTCGCTCGACTGAGTGATAGGGTCGTGAAGTATTCTGTGGTTGCTTGGCGTGTCAGGGGGCGGAGCCCTAACGAAATTACGGATGTACACAAAGCTGCGAATGCGCCGAGGAGCAACAGAGGTCGTAAAAGCAGCCTCGGATTCAGCCCACTCGCTTGCGCGCCGAGGAGCTCGCCGTCTGAGGTCATGCGACCTAGCGCTAGAAACGTGCCGAGCATGGCGCCCATTGGAACAGAGTATTCAAGAAACGAGGGAGCGAGTAATAGGAGAAGATAGGTAACTTCGGCTAAGCCTAAGCCGCGGTTGATTAATAAGCTCATTATCTTTACCAACCGGCCAACCAGTAAGAGAGCGGCCGAGAGCGTAATGCTTGCTATGGTCGGAAAGAGAAGCTGCCGGAAGACATATTTTTGAAAGAGCGCCACGACCCAAAAACGTTAGCCCGCTCCCATCGTAAAGGAAACCCAAGAGCGGAGGAGCCGTATTGGCTCTACCCTGGTCACGCATTGGATGCGTGGCTTGACGCTTGGCCTTCGCGAATCGCCGAACTGCAAGTAGTATTGCCGGTGTACCCGAAGGTGGAGCACTTGGTTCAACGCGCGGAGGCCAAAGGGGTGCGTGTTCGCGCGATTGCTAGGGCTACTGGCGGAATGGGCGGAGATCTCCTCCAATCAGGAGCCCGTGCGAAGCTCAAGCCGTTTCCCTACCGGGACTTAGAGGAGCTGCTGGATGAGGACGGTGCGGGGCTCATCGTCGTTCTCGACCACGTTTTTGATCCCCGGAATTTGGGGGCAGCTGTGCGAGCAGCACTTGCTGCGGGATCTCGTGGGGTCGTGATTCCAAAGGATCGCGCAGCACAGGTAACTCCTGCTGTCGAAGTAGCAGCCGCGGGTGCGTGTGCTCATCTGCCGATTGCGCGGGTGGTTAACGTCAGGCGGGCACTGGACAGCATTCGTGCCATGGACTTTTGGGTTGTGGCGTTAGATCAGCGTGCAGAAGCGAACTTGTTCCGATCCTCCTTGCCCTCACGGCTCGCTCTAGTCGTGGGAGGTGAGGAGGGGCTGTCCCGGCTGGTCCACGAAAGCGTGGATCAAACGGTGCGCATTCCCACGGACCCACGGGTAGAGTCGCTCAATCTTGCGGTGGCCATGAGCATCGCGTGCTTTTGGTGGTCTAAGGACTACCAGCCGTGGTCTTGACACCTGAGAGTGTGTCGGATACACAGGTCGCTTTGCATTTTCCAGAGCCAGGCGTGGTGTCAGGAGGTCCGGATTTGAGGATGCATTTGGAACAAGGAGGCCGATGTAGCTCAACTGGAAGAGCAACTGACTTGTAATCAGTAGGTTGCCAGTTCGAGTCTGGCCATCGGCTCTCGATGCTCAGGGAGAGGTACCCGAGTGGCCAAAGGGAGCAGACTGTAAATCTGCCGGCGTTAGCCTTCGGAGGTTCGAATCCTCCCCTCTCCATGCTAGCTTTCAAAGTTCGTCAGAAGCACAGCGGGAAATAGAACGCGTCATGGTAGGAACAGGCGGGAGTAGCTCAGTTGGCAGAGCATCAGCCTTCCAAGCTGAGGGTCGCGGGTTCGAATCCCGTTTCCCGCTCTTTCCGTTTGTTTCGGTGCCGCTGCGGAGGCGTTTGCTGCCCAGGTAGCTCAGTTGGTTAGAGCACCTCCTTGGTAAGGAGGAGGTCGGCGGTTCGATTCCGCTCCTGGGCTTGCCTGGGAGGTGGGGTTTTCGAGACGATTCCCTTCGGGACTTTCAAACGTTTCAAGTCAAGGAGACAGTGATGGCGAAGCAGAAGTTTGAGCGGAAGAAGCCGCATGTGAATGTGGGGACGATTGGGCACATAGATCATGGGAAGACGACGTTGACGGCGGCGATTACGCGGGTATTGGCGGCGCAGGGGTTAGCGCAG
The sequence above is a segment of the Candidatus Binatia bacterium genome. Coding sequences within it:
- a CDS encoding LptF/LptG family permease; translated protein: MALFQKYVFRQLLFPTIASITLSAALLLVGRLVKIMSLLINRGLGLAEVTYLLLLLAPSFLEYSVPMGAMLGTFLALGRMTSDGELLGAQASGLNPRLLLRPLLLLGAFAALCTSVISLGLRPLTRQATTEYFTTLSLSRATAAIEEQVFFNQIPGLVLYAEQIRDRGKTLLGVFVVDQRTPGRWTAITAKNGYIVSADGSAQPGTILRLEDGTVFNWKGRTEAYEFSTFETFDWNLSEAMNQATSSSTLANIDLKSTQSLDLLDSIRKQPWDKTTPTRALELSSRFALPASCFVLVLLALTCSLRWQLSPTAGIAISTLCFLTYYTLSGVAESVAEQGISWPLAASIAWLPNLALSAGYVFLGPASGNIRTCIAAALARGRQGLTRKELASLNRHTYRS
- a CDS encoding RNA methyltransferase, producing the protein MYPKVEHLVQRAEAKGVRVRAIARATGGMGGDLLQSGARAKLKPFPYRDLEELLDEDGAGLIVVLDHVFDPRNLGAAVRAALAAGSRGVVIPKDRAAQVTPAVEVAAAGACAHLPIARVVNVRRALDSIRAMDFWVVALDQRAEANLFRSSLPSRLALVVGGEEGLSRLVHESVDQTVRIPTDPRVESLNLAVAMSIACFWWSKDYQPWS
- a CDS encoding GTP-binding protein, yielding MAKQKFERKKPHVNVGTIGHIDHGKTTLTAAITRVLAAQGLAQ